One region of Lactobacillus johnsonii genomic DNA includes:
- a CDS encoding cation:proton antiporter has product MHFLGELILILLATTLLGQLFSRLNMPAVIGQLLSGILLGPAILGLVKPNEIISLFSEFGVILLMFLAGLESDLDLLKKYFKLSFTVAGIGVVLPVFFMGIASYLFGMNFLEALFIGIVFAATSVSISVVVLQEANQIHTRAGTAILGAAVVDDILAVIVLSLFTTFSHEGGKSGLTNNFFINLLIEIVYFVAVWAVFKFVAPYFMKLAEKVEVDYAVVIGSLVLALSMAWAADFVGLSAVVGAFFGGLAIRQTPQYKEVQSSVSAIGYSIFIPVFFVNIGLSMTFASFIKDIWFIIVMTILAVLSKFWAGKYSSELFGFTKNEGNIVGAGMVSRGEVALIVAQIGITHHLFPEDIYSSLILVIIITTVLSPFILNYYIKREVKNN; this is encoded by the coding sequence ATGCACTTTTTAGGAGAATTAATTTTAATTCTGCTGGCTACTACATTATTAGGGCAACTGTTTTCACGTCTTAATATGCCAGCGGTTATTGGTCAATTATTATCAGGAATTTTATTAGGTCCAGCCATTTTAGGGCTAGTTAAACCAAATGAAATTATTTCACTTTTTTCAGAGTTCGGAGTAATTTTATTAATGTTCCTAGCGGGTCTTGAAAGTGATTTGGATTTATTAAAAAAATACTTCAAATTAAGTTTCACAGTTGCTGGTATCGGTGTAGTATTACCTGTATTTTTCATGGGAATTGCTAGCTATTTGTTTGGGATGAATTTCCTAGAAGCATTATTTATTGGAATTGTGTTTGCTGCTACGAGTGTTTCAATTTCAGTTGTGGTATTACAAGAAGCTAACCAAATACATACTCGAGCTGGTACAGCAATTTTAGGAGCAGCTGTAGTCGATGATATTTTAGCCGTTATTGTTTTAAGTTTATTCACTACCTTTAGTCATGAGGGTGGCAAGAGTGGATTGACTAACAATTTCTTTATTAATTTATTAATTGAGATAGTTTACTTTGTCGCTGTTTGGGCTGTCTTTAAATTTGTTGCTCCATATTTCATGAAGTTAGCTGAAAAAGTTGAAGTTGATTATGCTGTTGTCATTGGTTCACTTGTATTAGCTTTATCAATGGCTTGGGCTGCAGACTTTGTCGGTTTAAGTGCAGTTGTTGGCGCCTTCTTTGGTGGTCTAGCAATTAGACAAACTCCACAATATAAGGAAGTTCAATCTTCTGTTAGTGCAATTGGATACTCTATTTTTATTCCTGTTTTCTTTGTAAATATTGGACTATCCATGACATTTGCTAGTTTTATCAAAGATATCTGGTTCATTATTGTTATGACTATCCTAGCAGTATTGTCGAAATTCTGGGCTGGTAAATATTCAAGTGAATTATTTGGTTTTACCAAGAATGAAGGAAATATTGTCGGAGCAGGAATGGTATCACGCGGTGAAGTAGCGCTGATCGTAGCACAAATTGGAATTACCCATCACCTATTCCCAGAAGACATTTATTCAAGTTTGATTTTGGTAATTATTATCACTACAGTTCTTTCACCATTTATTTTGAACTACTATATTAAGCGTGAAGTAAAGAATAACTAA
- a CDS encoding DUF4097 family beta strand repeat-containing protein, with translation MNWKKIFLIIIIIAAILGGGIIMFNRTNKKIVTQAYSFNKFNKVSVDIPTGDIIFKTSSKYGVSYSGLGKIAPDVKVKNGNLKISFSKAGIHVNMFNLKQLNSKIIIEMPKEELTDLNIESANGNVNADYLATKNGDIDLANGNISIKELKTRKGASFDTAKGNIEVNKCNASGYDLDTSLGKITVSGKKRGDSFENNSDTENVLEADTSLGSIKIN, from the coding sequence ATGAATTGGAAAAAAATATTTTTAATTATAATCATTATTGCTGCAATTTTAGGCGGAGGGATAATAATGTTTAATAGAACAAATAAAAAAATAGTAACTCAAGCTTATTCTTTTAATAAATTTAATAAGGTAAGTGTGGATATTCCAACAGGAGATATAATTTTTAAAACTAGTAGTAAATATGGTGTTAGTTATTCTGGCTTAGGAAAAATTGCTCCTGACGTTAAAGTAAAGAACGGAAATTTAAAGATTTCATTTTCTAAAGCTGGTATTCATGTAAATATGTTTAATCTTAAGCAGTTAAATTCTAAAATTATAATTGAAATGCCAAAAGAAGAGTTGACTGATTTAAATATTGAGAGTGCAAATGGCAATGTCAATGCTGATTATTTGGCAACTAAGAATGGAGATATTGACTTAGCCAATGGAAATATTTCTATTAAAGAATTAAAGACACGAAAAGGAGCCAGTTTTGATACCGCTAAGGGAAACATTGAGGTTAATAAATGTAATGCAAGTGGATATGATTTAGATACTTCTTTGGGTAAAATTACGGTTAGTGGCAAAAAGCGGGGAGATTCTTTTGAGAATAACAGTGACACTGAAAATGTATTAGAAGCTGATACATCTCTAGGAAGTATTAAAATAAATTAA
- a CDS encoding ATP-binding cassette domain-containing protein translates to MLFRYSNKFKFILMIVLGLIASFQNIIMANIVQTLTNIASNKSWDKITQFLVVIVTALTVTLVASLSFNRLKTTIIKEVNIYLRTHIFGGMLEEDKAKNSNSLGFLTNDFKLLETNRFDAQIEIIMQSFSLILALGYALAVNWLITLLFLFGSFVPMFVSNIFQKPIQESSEKWTKANSRYVNQTKNFLAGVETLKLYGGQRQAVLKNKQTVARLEQELSRMNLLNLDTNSWINFIAHIITFLMPFLFGIYLVVKGQTTLGALFAIVQLANSFVNPILYILDDRNKLATTKKIVKNVDQFLNNEKDHKGSKPVSLQDLSIENLTLKRDGKQLASGVNIEIKPGEKIAVIGPSGAGKSTLLQFLLYGKYGQAKEIELNGKKTNAGNFSGLFSYASQAPVIFADSLLFNLTLGESISREKVEKICNKLDLRNLIKEKGLDYQLGEEADKLSGGQLARIELARAILMARPVLLLDEINASLDKRTSEFIHQYLLNSNLTFIEVIHHYEKDDLNRYDKILDLEDYI, encoded by the coding sequence ATGCTATTTAGGTATTCAAATAAATTCAAGTTTATCTTGATGATTGTCTTAGGCTTGATCGCCAGTTTTCAAAATATTATTATGGCTAACATTGTTCAAACTTTGACTAATATTGCTAGCAATAAGAGCTGGGATAAGATTACACAGTTTTTAGTTGTGATTGTGACCGCCTTAACTGTTACATTAGTTGCGAGTTTATCATTTAATCGCTTAAAAACAACTATTATTAAAGAGGTAAATATTTATCTTAGAACTCATATTTTTGGTGGTATGTTAGAAGAAGATAAAGCTAAAAATAGCAACAGCTTAGGATTTTTAACTAATGATTTTAAATTGCTAGAAACTAATCGTTTTGATGCGCAGATTGAAATTATTATGCAAAGTTTTTCTTTGATCTTAGCCCTAGGATATGCTCTAGCTGTTAATTGGTTAATTACTCTTTTATTCTTATTTGGTTCTTTTGTTCCGATGTTTGTTTCCAATATTTTTCAAAAACCAATTCAAGAATCTTCTGAAAAGTGGACTAAGGCAAATAGTAGATATGTTAATCAAACAAAGAATTTTTTGGCTGGTGTTGAAACTCTAAAGCTATATGGTGGTCAAAGGCAAGCAGTATTGAAGAATAAGCAAACTGTAGCAAGATTAGAACAAGAATTAAGCAGAATGAATTTATTGAATCTTGATACTAATTCATGGATTAATTTTATTGCACATATCATTACTTTTTTGATGCCATTCTTATTTGGAATATATTTAGTTGTAAAAGGACAAACAACTTTAGGAGCGTTGTTTGCTATTGTGCAACTTGCCAATTCTTTTGTAAATCCAATTTTGTATATTTTAGATGATCGAAATAAGCTAGCTACTACTAAAAAAATAGTTAAGAATGTAGATCAATTTCTAAATAATGAAAAAGATCATAAAGGTAGTAAACCAGTGAGCTTGCAGGATTTGAGTATAGAAAATTTAACTTTAAAAAGGGATGGAAAGCAATTAGCTAGTGGGGTTAACATAGAGATTAAACCAGGAGAGAAGATTGCGGTTATTGGACCGTCTGGAGCCGGAAAATCAACCTTGTTACAATTTTTATTATATGGAAAATATGGACAAGCAAAAGAAATTGAACTAAACGGCAAAAAGACAAATGCAGGTAACTTTTCGGGCTTGTTTTCATATGCAAGTCAAGCACCAGTGATTTTTGCTGATAGTTTGTTGTTTAATCTAACTTTAGGAGAAAGTATTTCTCGGGAAAAGGTAGAGAAAATTTGCAATAAGTTAGATTTGAGAAATCTCATTAAAGAAAAAGGACTCGATTATCAATTGGGGGAAGAAGCAGATAAATTGTCTGGTGGACAGCTAGCACGGATTGAATTAGCAAGGGCAATTTTGATGGCTCGCCCTGTTTTATTACTTGACGAGATTAATGCCTCTCTTGATAAAAGAACATCTGAGTTTATTCATCAGTACTTATTAAATTCAAACCTAACTTTTATTGAAGTAATTCATCATTATGAAAAAGATGATTTAAATAGATACGACAAAATATTAGATTTAGAGGACTATATTTAA
- a CDS encoding Rgg/GadR/MutR family transcriptional regulator, whose amino-acid sequence MYGHEFKELRLEQGITQKEVCKGICSESKLSRWENDQIEVEFSTAMKLLNRIHITSHEFMGWSKFSPQPETDKEVTEAWNKEEIPLIKHVAKKQLDKYHQSKNPFDLLSTVALFNQLVILDNHNYLPEIDQIKLANIFSKVVIWSEYYLALFGSSIFLLTPKQVYGISKLILKDVSRITEANTTYDLEVMLGVLGDATIKLILSNDIKHATSLIKEIKKIELPHYMMFFTLTFNYLDKIANYVTTKNEQPILNLINTMVQIGCPIQAEIYLDVFKQVKNNLDRKTRS is encoded by the coding sequence ATGTACGGCCATGAATTTAAAGAATTACGTTTAGAACAAGGTATTACACAAAAAGAAGTTTGCAAAGGTATTTGTTCCGAATCAAAATTATCTCGCTGGGAAAATGATCAAATTGAAGTTGAGTTCAGTACAGCAATGAAGTTATTGAACAGGATTCACATTACTAGTCATGAATTCATGGGATGGTCAAAATTTTCACCTCAACCTGAAACAGACAAAGAAGTAACTGAGGCCTGGAATAAAGAAGAGATTCCTTTGATTAAACATGTTGCCAAAAAGCAACTCGATAAATACCATCAATCAAAAAATCCTTTTGATCTTTTATCAACCGTAGCTTTATTTAACCAACTAGTAATTTTAGACAATCATAATTATCTTCCCGAAATTGATCAAATTAAATTAGCTAATATTTTTTCGAAGGTGGTAATTTGGTCAGAATATTATTTAGCACTTTTCGGGAGTTCAATTTTTCTTTTAACTCCCAAACAAGTATATGGAATTTCTAAACTAATTTTAAAAGATGTTAGCCGAATTACTGAAGCTAATACAACCTATGACTTAGAGGTAATGCTTGGTGTTCTGGGGGACGCTACTATTAAATTAATTCTAAGTAATGATATTAAACATGCTACTTCACTAATTAAAGAGATCAAAAAAATTGAGCTTCCGCATTATATGATGTTTTTCACTCTAACATTTAATTATTTAGACAAGATTGCAAATTATGTTACCACGAAAAATGAACAACCTATTTTAAATTTGATCAATACGATGGTTCAAATAGGTTGCCCGATTCAAGCAGAAATATATTTAGATGTATTTAAACAAGTTAAAAACAATTTAGACAGAAAAACGAGGTCATGA
- the pcp gene encoding pyroglutamyl-peptidase I codes for MKILVTGFDPFGGDKINPAIEAVKRLPAEINGAEIIKLEIPTVFNKSAEVVKKAIEKEKPDYVLNVGQAGGRFGLTPERVAININDGRIPDNEGYQPLGEPIHEDGETAYFTQLPIKAEAKAIRDAGLPASVSNTAGTYVCNHIMYQVQYMRDKEFPNIKAGFIHIPFLPEQVVTRPNTPSMALGDIVKGLTAALSAIVERDGKGDIKSVEGANH; via the coding sequence ATGAAAATTTTAGTAACAGGCTTTGATCCATTTGGTGGAGATAAAATTAATCCTGCAATTGAAGCGGTAAAGAGATTACCAGCTGAAATTAATGGAGCTGAGATTATTAAATTGGAAATTCCGACTGTCTTTAATAAGTCAGCTGAAGTTGTTAAAAAGGCAATTGAAAAAGAAAAGCCAGACTATGTTTTAAATGTTGGACAAGCTGGTGGTCGTTTTGGATTAACTCCTGAACGTGTTGCAATTAATATTAATGATGGACGTATTCCTGATAATGAAGGCTACCAGCCACTAGGCGAACCAATTCATGAAGATGGAGAAACTGCCTACTTTACACAATTGCCAATTAAGGCAGAAGCAAAAGCGATTAGGGATGCTGGCTTGCCAGCTAGTGTGTCAAATACAGCTGGTACCTATGTATGTAATCACATTATGTATCAAGTTCAGTACATGAGAGATAAGGAATTTCCAAACATTAAGGCTGGCTTTATCCATATTCCTTTCTTACCAGAACAAGTTGTAACTCGTCCTAATACTCCATCAATGGCTCTTGGTGATATTGTTAAGGGATTAACAGCTGCACTTAGTGCAATTGTTGAACGTGATGGTAAAGGCGATATTAAGTCTGTTGAGGGAGCAAATCACTAA
- a CDS encoding DUF979 domain-containing protein — translation MQNTINFLLAILYALIDLCMAIAGIETLRDKTNKARIGTAIFWFFLAIIFAFGDLIPAVVSGAMVLVIGILALFKQIQVGKLPTVNPKTAQEGAKRLGVKVFLPSIVLALTSIIIAQFTPLGGQVGIGIGAVVSLVLAIILTKAPAKQVFKDSQRMVRSVGAPGVLPQLLAMLGVVFTTCGVGKLTADMISHVFPAGNHFLGVALYCIAMALFTYIMGNAFAAFAVITAAIGIPFVIAQGANPVVVAAIGMTSGYCGTLVTPMAANFNTLPVALLEMKDQMGVIKQQAPIAVILLIVQIGLMYFLAF, via the coding sequence ATGCAAAATACGATTAACTTTTTACTTGCCATTCTTTATGCATTAATTGATTTATGTATGGCAATTGCTGGAATTGAAACATTGCGTGACAAAACTAATAAAGCAAGAATTGGAACAGCAATTTTCTGGTTCTTTTTAGCAATTATTTTTGCTTTTGGAGATTTGATTCCTGCCGTAGTGTCCGGAGCAATGGTTTTAGTAATCGGAATTTTAGCTTTGTTTAAGCAAATTCAAGTTGGTAAATTGCCAACCGTAAATCCTAAAACTGCTCAAGAAGGTGCTAAACGTTTAGGAGTAAAGGTATTTTTACCAAGCATTGTTTTGGCATTAACATCTATTATAATTGCACAATTTACTCCACTTGGTGGTCAGGTGGGAATTGGTATTGGTGCAGTTGTTTCACTAGTCTTAGCCATTATCTTGACTAAAGCGCCAGCAAAGCAAGTTTTCAAGGATTCCCAGAGAATGGTTAGAAGCGTAGGAGCACCTGGCGTTTTGCCACAACTATTAGCCATGCTTGGGGTTGTTTTTACGACTTGTGGTGTTGGTAAGTTAACAGCTGACATGATTAGTCATGTTTTCCCAGCTGGAAATCACTTCTTAGGCGTAGCGCTATACTGTATTGCGATGGCCTTATTTACTTATATTATGGGTAATGCTTTTGCTGCTTTTGCGGTAATTACTGCAGCAATTGGAATTCCTTTTGTAATTGCACAAGGTGCTAATCCTGTAGTTGTAGCAGCAATCGGAATGACATCAGGTTATTGTGGAACTTTAGTAACTCCAATGGCTGCTAACTTTAATACTTTACCCGTAGCGCTTTTAGAGATGAAAGATCAGATGGGTGTTATTAAGCAACAAGCTCCGATTGCCGTTATCTTGTTAATTGTTCAAATTGGCTTAATGTACTTTTTAGCATTTTAA
- a CDS encoding DUF969 domain-containing protein, with protein sequence MEYLKLLGILIIVVGFVLKWDTTAVVVIAAIVTGLFSGMDFVKLLEVIGKSFVENRMVSLFFLTLPMIGLVESHGLRDYAVNAIKKLKKLTAGKILNIYLLIRELAGVFGISLQGQVQFVRPLIAPMVIAAAEDQDKKKLSESEIDLIKVRSAAIDNFGNFFAQNLFVASGGVLLISSTMKSLGYKVDPVGIVVNTIPIAIITFVLVFAYNLYFDRQMAKWEGK encoded by the coding sequence ATGGAATATTTAAAGCTGTTAGGAATATTAATAATTGTAGTCGGCTTTGTTTTGAAGTGGGACACGACTGCAGTTGTAGTTATTGCAGCAATTGTAACAGGACTTTTCTCTGGGATGGATTTTGTTAAATTGTTGGAAGTAATTGGAAAGAGTTTTGTGGAAAATCGAATGGTAAGTTTGTTTTTCCTAACCTTGCCAATGATTGGGCTAGTAGAATCACATGGATTAAGAGACTATGCGGTTAATGCAATAAAAAAACTGAAAAAATTAACTGCGGGAAAGATTTTAAATATCTATCTTTTAATTCGTGAACTTGCTGGTGTATTTGGGATTTCTTTGCAGGGACAGGTTCAATTTGTTCGTCCATTAATTGCACCGATGGTAATTGCTGCTGCAGAAGATCAAGATAAAAAGAAACTAAGCGAATCAGAGATTGATCTAATAAAGGTACGCAGTGCAGCAATTGATAATTTTGGTAACTTCTTTGCCCAAAACTTGTTTGTAGCATCTGGTGGTGTACTTTTGATTTCTTCAACAATGAAATCACTTGGTTATAAGGTTGATCCAGTAGGAATTGTTGTTAACACGATTCCTATTGCGATTATTACTTTCGTTTTAGTTTTTGCTTATAACCTATACTTTGACCGTCAAATGGCTAAATGGGAAGGAAAATAA
- a CDS encoding DUF805 domain-containing protein → MSDKPYYEQEYHAPESDIPDPSVGEIFKGLFLYPFTWAARSTRKAFWVAFVIQFLLTIVIGIISVAVFIPNGVLSVSRNDMSWVLTHISFGVWLIELILFILLVWIKLGLLGYAVRRLHDANYSGWWLWLIIIPFGWIIVVIFLLLPTVEEPVRWGSYLFVD, encoded by the coding sequence ATGTCTGATAAACCTTATTATGAACAAGAATATCATGCACCAGAAAGTGATATTCCAGATCCATCAGTTGGGGAAATTTTTAAAGGATTATTTCTCTATCCGTTCACTTGGGCAGCGCGTAGTACTCGAAAAGCCTTTTGGGTTGCATTTGTTATTCAGTTCTTATTAACAATTGTAATTGGAATAATTTCAGTAGCCGTTTTTATTCCAAACGGTGTTCTGTCAGTTTCTAGAAATGATATGAGTTGGGTTTTAACACATATTAGTTTCGGAGTTTGGCTAATTGAATTAATTTTATTCATCTTACTAGTTTGGATAAAATTAGGTCTTTTGGGCTATGCAGTAAGAAGACTACATGATGCGAACTATAGTGGTTGGTGGCTATGGTTAATTATTATTCCATTTGGCTGGATTATTGTAGTTATTTTCTTATTGCTACCCACTGTTGAAGAACCAGTAAGATGGGGCAGCTACTTATTTGTTGATTAA
- a CDS encoding PTS galactitol transporter subunit IIC: MLNNIHNFFNAFGASVTVPIMIFIISLFLKVKPKKAMMCAFYAGVGLTGFSWIINEFTPVVTKIVRQMVNNTGIKLPVVDIGWQAGALASFSAPIGLTFFVFGLVAEFVLFAIGITKVFMPSNLWNNFGFMIWGTLAFYVTHNWWISLGLSFFMLLYTLLLAEIQADRWSTYYKIDNTTVCALQNIVQTIPAILLDPLWNLLGFNKANLTPTAFKNKFGVFGEPTTLGAILGLLIGILGNIKNLATVAAWGQIFQFSIQLSAVMTIFPLVTKVFSKAFIPLAKQINQERKQNKNAKSGIDLIQDSKRWFLAVDDGVGYGEPATIISGIILIPIMVVIAFVLPGNKTLPVVDLIALPYMVESIVAITNGNILKVIANGVIWFSLGVYASSWLGSIYTNAISHYGAAIPAGIVLVTSFNLMAHPLNAAAFAAFISKNPLWISLCIIIYLVLLIVLRKYRPQIWTYLNKMAAKNVQATSSLKASTKE; encoded by the coding sequence ATGCTAAATAACATCCATAATTTCTTTAATGCCTTTGGGGCAAGTGTCACTGTCCCTATTATGATTTTTATCATTTCTTTGTTTTTAAAGGTAAAACCAAAGAAAGCAATGATGTGTGCATTTTATGCTGGTGTAGGTCTAACTGGTTTTTCTTGGATTATTAATGAATTTACTCCAGTAGTTACTAAAATAGTCCGTCAAATGGTTAATAATACCGGCATAAAGCTACCAGTCGTTGATATCGGTTGGCAAGCTGGAGCATTAGCGAGTTTTAGCGCACCAATTGGATTAACTTTTTTTGTATTCGGACTAGTGGCTGAATTTGTTTTATTTGCTATTGGAATTACAAAAGTTTTTATGCCGTCAAATCTTTGGAACAACTTTGGTTTCATGATTTGGGGAACTCTTGCTTTTTATGTAACACATAATTGGTGGATTTCTTTAGGCTTATCTTTTTTTATGCTTCTCTATACATTACTGCTGGCCGAAATTCAGGCAGATCGTTGGTCTACGTATTATAAGATTGACAATACCACTGTCTGTGCACTTCAAAATATTGTTCAAACTATTCCAGCCATTTTGTTAGATCCACTTTGGAATTTACTTGGTTTTAATAAAGCTAATTTGACTCCAACTGCATTTAAAAATAAATTTGGTGTTTTTGGTGAACCAACGACTTTAGGAGCCATCTTAGGGCTTTTAATTGGAATATTAGGTAATATTAAAAATTTAGCCACAGTAGCAGCATGGGGACAAATTTTTCAATTCTCTATTCAGCTTTCAGCTGTCATGACGATTTTCCCTTTAGTTACAAAAGTCTTTAGTAAAGCATTCATTCCTTTAGCTAAACAAATTAACCAAGAACGTAAACAAAATAAAAATGCAAAATCAGGAATTGACTTAATACAAGATAGTAAACGTTGGTTTTTAGCAGTTGATGATGGTGTCGGTTACGGAGAACCAGCTACAATTATTTCAGGAATTATTTTAATTCCAATCATGGTAGTCATTGCTTTTGTTTTACCGGGAAATAAAACTTTACCTGTTGTTGATTTAATTGCTCTCCCTTACATGGTTGAATCAATTGTCGCTATTACTAACGGTAATATTCTCAAAGTCATTGCAAATGGAGTTATTTGGTTTAGTTTAGGGGTTTATGCTTCAAGCTGGTTAGGTTCTATTTACACAAATGCGATTTCTCACTACGGAGCTGCTATTCCAGCAGGCATCGTTTTAGTCACTAGCTTTAACTTAATGGCTCACCCCTTGAATGCAGCAGCGTTTGCCGCCTTCATCTCAAAAAATCCTCTTTGGATTAGTTTGTGCATTATTATTTACTTAGTACTGCTCATTGTATTAAGAAAATATCGTCCACAGATTTGGACCTACTTAAATAAAATGGCTGCTAAGAACGTGCAAGCAACATCAAGCCTTAAAGCCTCTACCAAAGAGTGA
- a CDS encoding DUF1440 domain-containing protein: MSKFNWKNVLVAGTAAGAISGLVKLGWENILPPRTPERNKTNPPQKLLEQMGVPARLTHATYTYSGEKLPWVSYLVHFGFSISFATAYAALLEKKVKWLTIDQGVPFGLGVWIVFHLVIMPLMKTVPSPKNQPMEEHISEALGHIAWIWTNNEIAEIVLQQLEQRKKEH, from the coding sequence ATGTCAAAATTTAATTGGAAAAATGTATTAGTAGCTGGAACTGCTGCTGGTGCTATCTCGGGATTAGTTAAATTGGGCTGGGAAAACATTCTCCCTCCAAGAACACCAGAAAGAAATAAGACTAACCCTCCACAAAAATTACTAGAGCAAATGGGTGTTCCAGCCCGCTTAACTCATGCAACTTATACTTATTCAGGAGAAAAACTACCTTGGGTTAGTTATCTTGTTCACTTTGGTTTTTCAATTTCTTTTGCTACTGCCTATGCGGCTCTTCTTGAAAAGAAAGTTAAGTGGTTAACAATAGATCAGGGCGTTCCATTTGGCTTAGGAGTTTGGATCGTTTTTCACCTAGTAATTATGCCATTAATGAAAACTGTCCCTTCTCCAAAGAACCAACCAATGGAAGAACATATTTCTGAGGCTTTAGGACATATAGCATGGATATGGACTAATAACGAAATTGCTGAAATTGTTTTACAGCAATTAGAACAAAGAAAAAAAGAGCATTAA
- a CDS encoding CPBP family intramembrane glutamic endopeptidase, with protein MKTFLRFLGNLATVIIAFVFYTILQLGYAQKKVNLLFAVILAVLTVAVIYWMYWIYKRELKQENDWFFNAKPHWDTKRIIIAVAAFFTLVIFQIAFVRLFGGNTISKNQEELDAIRKVASPMFNVLLVIVAPICEEFIFRALFFNTFFPVDNEFNKWVGIVVSGFVFAYGHDPMFSKFIYLYWVMGMILAWTYVTTKDVRYSILTHMLNNILSIL; from the coding sequence ATGAAGACTTTTTTACGCTTTTTAGGAAATCTAGCAACAGTGATCATTGCTTTTGTATTTTATACAATTTTGCAATTAGGTTATGCACAAAAGAAAGTTAACCTATTGTTTGCGGTTATTTTGGCAGTTTTAACTGTTGCAGTAATTTATTGGATGTATTGGATTTATAAACGAGAACTTAAACAAGAAAATGATTGGTTTTTCAATGCGAAGCCTCACTGGGATACAAAAAGAATTATTATTGCTGTAGCGGCTTTCTTTACTTTAGTAATCTTCCAAATAGCCTTTGTGCGATTATTTGGTGGTAATACAATTTCAAAGAATCAAGAAGAACTAGATGCAATTAGAAAAGTTGCCTCGCCAATGTTTAATGTCCTCTTGGTTATCGTGGCACCAATCTGTGAAGAATTCATCTTTAGAGCGCTGTTTTTCAATACATTTTTTCCAGTAGACAATGAGTTTAATAAGTGGGTTGGAATTGTAGTAAGTGGTTTCGTTTTTGCTTATGGTCATGATCCAATGTTTAGTAAGTTTATTTATTTATATTGGGTGATGGGGATGATCCTAGCTTGGACGTACGTCACTACAAAAGATGTAAGATATTCGATTTTGACTCATATGTTAAACAATATCCTGTCAATTTTATAG